A stretch of the Euleptes europaea isolate rEulEur1 chromosome 14, rEulEur1.hap1, whole genome shotgun sequence genome encodes the following:
- the AIF1L gene encoding allograft inflammatory factor 1-like isoform X2, with amino-acid sequence MEFDLNNQGEIDLMSVKRMMEKLGAPKTHLELKRMISEVTGGVSDTISYQDFVNVMLGKRSAVLKLVMMFEGKANESSPKPSGPPPERDIASLP; translated from the exons ATGGAGTTTGACCTGAATAACCAAGGTGAAATTG ATCTCATGTCTGTGAAAAGGATGATGGAGAAACTGGGAGCCCCAAAGACCCACCTGGAGCTGAAAAGGATGATTTCTGAAGTGACCGGAGGGGTCAGCGATACCATCTCTTACCAGGACTTTGTCAATGTGATGCTTGGGAAACGGTCAGCTGTTCTCAAGCT AGTGATGATGTTTGAAGGGAAAGCCAACGAAAGCAGCCCAAAGCCTTCGGGTCCCCCTCCTGAGAGAGATATTGCCAGTCTTCCTTGA